From Tripterygium wilfordii isolate XIE 37 chromosome 13, ASM1340144v1, whole genome shotgun sequence, the proteins below share one genomic window:
- the LOC120013049 gene encoding RNA polymerase II C-terminal domain phosphatase-like 2 isoform X2, with product MSRLGFKSAVYHGDIWLGELDIVPMKDQNFQFPNNEIRIHHISQISDRCPPLSILQTISSFSVRCKLEYSSPQEQKQLIDLNASCFHELKTAVVLLGDEEIHLVAMPSKQQKFPCFWCCAVPAGLYNSCLRMLNMRCLAIVFDLDETLIVANTMKSFEDRIEALRGWIARETDPMRLTGMSAEMRRYMEDRALLKQYTENNCVVDNGRVFKVQLEEVPPLPDGHGKIVRPVIRLPERGIVLTRISPEIRDTSVLVKLRPAWEDLRSYLTAKGRKRFEVYVCTMAERDYALEMWRLLDPEAHLINSNKLMDRVVCVKSGSRKSLLNVFQDGTCHPNMAMVIDDRSKVWEDKDQPRVHVVPAFTPYYAPQAETANAVPVLCVARNVACNVRGYFFKEFDEILLRRISEVFYEDEVISLPPALDVSSFLVSEDASFVPNGNGNAPISEGVNGPEVDRRLNQLDEKCIMEPLTQSTTNNPELRSETSQPAVAVIPNVVGTASSTALFPSQKPSLLGPLIKETDNETKRRLSAMKHGVDLRSQASGQPPLLSRLPARVSSSNQPHKGRLEEDASRAQLDNRPSGFVQESKPRIPQNPFGPSAASTSIGLPLKVSQVKGEEAGAGHEMPKQGLPHASQLSVGVSQNHVSTNHREVQNEALKSNISLSHSSIGVLLEIGRRCSSKVEFRTVLSTSKDLEFTVEVLFTGEKIGVGMGKTRKDAQQQAAEHALHSLAEKYVAYIKPQSGAVDKDFNKLSSGNQNGFLWDTVNPGSYEHDGSLDEDEKLSGYLEREHSFLKFASHQDVRARTLKGELTGFMSTTAAFTGSFHSFFKRQLKLKLGVLPPIWSIDKSRSVRILLGNVRLSESIPSKRFKEEVAHAPQSLS from the exons ATGAGTCGTTTAGGGTTTAAATCCGCGGTCTATCACGGGGACATCTGGTTGGGAGAGCTTGATATTGTTCCCATGAAGGACCAGAATTTCCAGTTCCCGAACAACGAGATTCGAATTCATCACATATCCCAGATCAGCGACCGATGTCCTCCTCTTTCAATTCTACAGACAATTTCTTCGTTCTCTGTTCGATGCAAGCTGGAGTACTCGTCGCCTCAGGAACAGAAGCAGTTGATCGATCTCAATGCGTCTTGCTTTCATGAATTGAAG ACGGCGGTTGTGTTACTTGGAGACGAGGAGATCCATTTAGTTGCAATGCCGAGTAAGCAGCAGAAGTTTCCGTGCTTTTGGTGCTGTGCCGTGCCCGCAGGTCTGTACAATTCTTGCTTGAGGATGCTGAATATGCGGTGCCTTGCAATTGTATTTGATCTTGATGAGACGCTTATAGTAGCGAATACCATGAAGTCCTTTGAGGACAGGATCGAAGCTCTACGAGGGTGGATTGCACGTGAAACTGATCCGATGAGGTTAACAGGGATGTCAGCTGAGATGAGACGCTACATGGAAGATCGAGCGCTGTTGAAGCAGTACACTGAGAACAACTGTGTTGTGGATAATGGAAGGGTGTTTAAGGTTCAGCTCGAAGAGGTTCCTCCACTCCCCGATGGCCATGGGAAGATTGTCCGGCCGGTCATTCGATTGCCGGAGAGGGGTATTGTACTTACTCGTATCAGTCCTGAG ATTCGTGACACCAGTGTGCTTGTGAAGTTACGACCAGCGTGGGAAGATTTGAGAAGTTATTTGACTGCAAAAGGACGGAAAAGGTTTGAAGTTTATGTTTGCACTATGGCCGAAAGAGATTATGCCTTGGAAATGTGGAGGCTTCTTGACCCAGAAGCACACctcataaattcaaataaacttATGGACCGTGTTGTTTGTGTAAAATCAG GCTCGAGGAAATCTTTGCTAAATGTCTTCCAAGATGGCACGTGTCATCCAAACATGGCTATGGTGATTGATGACCGTTCTAAGGTTTGGGAAGACAAAGATCAACCCCGAGTTCATGTTGTTCCAGCATTTACTCCGTACTATGCTCCTCAGGCAGAG ACAGCAAATGCTGTTCCAGTGCTCTGTGTGGCAAGAAATGTTGCATGTAATGTCAGAGGTTATTTTTTCAA GGAGTTTGATGAGATCTTACTGAGAAGGATCTCTGAAGTTTTCTATGAAGATGAGGTAATCAGTTTACCTCCTGCTCTGGATGTGAGCAGCTTTCTGGTGTCAGAG GATGCAAGTTTTGTTCCTAACGGAAATGGTAATGCTCCTATCAGTGAGGGTGTGAATGGTCCAGAAGTTGATCGGAGGTTAAACCAGTTG GATGAGAAGTGCATTATGGAACCACTTACACAATCTACGACAAATAATCCTGAATTGAGATCTGAAACCTCTCAGCCAGCTGTCGCAGTTATTCCAAATGTTGTTGGCACTGCATCATCAACTGCACTCTTTCCATCTCAGA AACCAAGTTTGCTCGGACCTCTAATTAAGGAGACTGACAATGAAACAAAGAGAAGACTCTCTGCCATGAAGCATGGTGTGGATTTGAGAAGTCAAGCTTCAGGTCAACCTCCTCTGCTATCTAGGTTGCCTGCACGAGTATCATCCTCTAACCAGCCACATAAGGGCCGGTTGGAAGAAGATGCCAGCAGAGCGCAGCTTGACAATCGGCCTTCAGGATTTGTTCAAGAATCAAAGCCGCGAATTCCTCAGAATCCATTTGGTCCAAGTGCAGCTTCTACTTCAATTGGTTTGCCCTTGAAGGTGTCCCAAGTGAAGGGTGAAGAG GCAGGTGCTGGACATGAAATGCCCAAACAAGGTCTTCCTCATGCAAGTCAGCTATCAG TTGGAGTATCTCAGAACCACGTGTCTACTAATCATAGAGAAGTCCAGAATGAAGCTTTAAAGTCTAATATCTCTCTATCCCATTCATCTATTGGAGttttacttgaaattggacGAAGATGCAGCTCAAAG GTTGAATTTAGGACTGTTTTAAGCACCAGTAAGGATCTGGAATTTACTGTTGAG GTTTTGTTTACTGGTGAAAAGATAGGAGTAGGAATGGGCAAGACAAGAAAGGATGCTCAACAACAAGCAGCTGAGCATGCCCTTCACAGCTTGGCAG AAAAATATGTTGCATATATCAAACCTCAATCTGGAGCTGTTGACAAAGATTTCAATAAGCTCTCATCTGGAAACCAAAATGGATTTCTATGGGACACTGTCAATCCTGGATCTTATGAACATGATGGGTCGCTCGATGAAG ATGAGAAGTTGTCTGGTTATCTGGAAAGAGAGCACTCCTTTTTGAAATTTGCATCGCACCAAGATGTGAGAGCTAGAACACTGAAAGGGGAGTTAACTGGCTTCATGTCCACTACTGCCGCCTTTACAGGCTCCTTTCACTCCTTTTTTAAGAG ACAACTGAAGTTGAAACTGGGAGTACTTCCTCCAATTTGGTCAATCGACAAGTCCAGAAGCGTGCGAATTCTCCTAGGTAACGTCAG attGTCGGAATCTATTCCTAGTAAACGATTCAAGGAAGAAGTAGCGCATGCTCCACAAAGCCTATCCTAG
- the LOC120013049 gene encoding RNA polymerase II C-terminal domain phosphatase-like 2 isoform X4: MSRLGFKSAVYHGDIWLGELDIVPMKDQNFQFPNNEIRIHHISQISDRCPPLSILQTISSFSVRCKLEYSSPQEQKQLIDLNASCFHELKTAVVLLGDEEIHLVAMPSKQQKFPCFWCCAVPAGLYNSCLRMLNMRCLAIVFDLDETLIVANTMKSFEDRIEALRGWIARETDPMRLTGMSAEMRRYMEDRALLKQYTENNCVVDNGRVFKVQLEEVPPLPDGHGKIVRPVIRLPERGIVLTRISPEIRDTSVLVKLRPAWEDLRSYLTAKGRKRFEVYVCTMAERDYALEMWRLLDPEAHLINSNKLMDRVVCVKSGSRKSLLNVFQDGTCHPNMAMVIDDRSKVWEDKDQPRVHVVPAFTPYYAPQAETANAVPVLCVARNVACNVRGYFFKEFDEILLRRISEVFYEDEVISLPPALDVSSFLVSEDASFVPNGNGNAPISEGVNGPEVDRRLNQLDEKCIMEPLTQSTTNNPELRSETSQPAVAVIPNVVGTASSTALFPSQKPSLLGPLIKETDNETKRRLSAMKHGVDLRSQASGQPPLLSRLPARVSSSNQPHKGRLEEDASRAQLDNRPSGFVQESKPRIPQNPFGPSAASTSIGLPLKVSQVKGEEAGAGHEMPKQGLPHASQLSEVGVSQNHVSTNHREVQNEALKSNISLSHSSIGVLLEIGRRCSSKVEFRTVLSTSKDLEFTVEVLFTGEKIGVGMGKTRKDAQQQAAEHALHSLAEKYVAYIKPQSGAVDKDFNKLSSGNQNGFLWDTVNPGSYEHDGSLDEGTPETTEVETGSTSSNLVNRQVQKRANSPRLSESIPSKRFKEEVAHAPQSLS; this comes from the exons ATGAGTCGTTTAGGGTTTAAATCCGCGGTCTATCACGGGGACATCTGGTTGGGAGAGCTTGATATTGTTCCCATGAAGGACCAGAATTTCCAGTTCCCGAACAACGAGATTCGAATTCATCACATATCCCAGATCAGCGACCGATGTCCTCCTCTTTCAATTCTACAGACAATTTCTTCGTTCTCTGTTCGATGCAAGCTGGAGTACTCGTCGCCTCAGGAACAGAAGCAGTTGATCGATCTCAATGCGTCTTGCTTTCATGAATTGAAG ACGGCGGTTGTGTTACTTGGAGACGAGGAGATCCATTTAGTTGCAATGCCGAGTAAGCAGCAGAAGTTTCCGTGCTTTTGGTGCTGTGCCGTGCCCGCAGGTCTGTACAATTCTTGCTTGAGGATGCTGAATATGCGGTGCCTTGCAATTGTATTTGATCTTGATGAGACGCTTATAGTAGCGAATACCATGAAGTCCTTTGAGGACAGGATCGAAGCTCTACGAGGGTGGATTGCACGTGAAACTGATCCGATGAGGTTAACAGGGATGTCAGCTGAGATGAGACGCTACATGGAAGATCGAGCGCTGTTGAAGCAGTACACTGAGAACAACTGTGTTGTGGATAATGGAAGGGTGTTTAAGGTTCAGCTCGAAGAGGTTCCTCCACTCCCCGATGGCCATGGGAAGATTGTCCGGCCGGTCATTCGATTGCCGGAGAGGGGTATTGTACTTACTCGTATCAGTCCTGAG ATTCGTGACACCAGTGTGCTTGTGAAGTTACGACCAGCGTGGGAAGATTTGAGAAGTTATTTGACTGCAAAAGGACGGAAAAGGTTTGAAGTTTATGTTTGCACTATGGCCGAAAGAGATTATGCCTTGGAAATGTGGAGGCTTCTTGACCCAGAAGCACACctcataaattcaaataaacttATGGACCGTGTTGTTTGTGTAAAATCAG GCTCGAGGAAATCTTTGCTAAATGTCTTCCAAGATGGCACGTGTCATCCAAACATGGCTATGGTGATTGATGACCGTTCTAAGGTTTGGGAAGACAAAGATCAACCCCGAGTTCATGTTGTTCCAGCATTTACTCCGTACTATGCTCCTCAGGCAGAG ACAGCAAATGCTGTTCCAGTGCTCTGTGTGGCAAGAAATGTTGCATGTAATGTCAGAGGTTATTTTTTCAA GGAGTTTGATGAGATCTTACTGAGAAGGATCTCTGAAGTTTTCTATGAAGATGAGGTAATCAGTTTACCTCCTGCTCTGGATGTGAGCAGCTTTCTGGTGTCAGAG GATGCAAGTTTTGTTCCTAACGGAAATGGTAATGCTCCTATCAGTGAGGGTGTGAATGGTCCAGAAGTTGATCGGAGGTTAAACCAGTTG GATGAGAAGTGCATTATGGAACCACTTACACAATCTACGACAAATAATCCTGAATTGAGATCTGAAACCTCTCAGCCAGCTGTCGCAGTTATTCCAAATGTTGTTGGCACTGCATCATCAACTGCACTCTTTCCATCTCAGA AACCAAGTTTGCTCGGACCTCTAATTAAGGAGACTGACAATGAAACAAAGAGAAGACTCTCTGCCATGAAGCATGGTGTGGATTTGAGAAGTCAAGCTTCAGGTCAACCTCCTCTGCTATCTAGGTTGCCTGCACGAGTATCATCCTCTAACCAGCCACATAAGGGCCGGTTGGAAGAAGATGCCAGCAGAGCGCAGCTTGACAATCGGCCTTCAGGATTTGTTCAAGAATCAAAGCCGCGAATTCCTCAGAATCCATTTGGTCCAAGTGCAGCTTCTACTTCAATTGGTTTGCCCTTGAAGGTGTCCCAAGTGAAGGGTGAAGAG GCAGGTGCTGGACATGAAATGCCCAAACAAGGTCTTCCTCATGCAAGTCAGCTATCAG AAGTTGGAGTATCTCAGAACCACGTGTCTACTAATCATAGAGAAGTCCAGAATGAAGCTTTAAAGTCTAATATCTCTCTATCCCATTCATCTATTGGAGttttacttgaaattggacGAAGATGCAGCTCAAAG GTTGAATTTAGGACTGTTTTAAGCACCAGTAAGGATCTGGAATTTACTGTTGAG GTTTTGTTTACTGGTGAAAAGATAGGAGTAGGAATGGGCAAGACAAGAAAGGATGCTCAACAACAAGCAGCTGAGCATGCCCTTCACAGCTTGGCAG AAAAATATGTTGCATATATCAAACCTCAATCTGGAGCTGTTGACAAAGATTTCAATAAGCTCTCATCTGGAAACCAAAATGGATTTCTATGGGACACTGTCAATCCTGGATCTTATGAACATGATGGGTCGCTCGATGAAGGTACTCCTGAG ACAACTGAAGTTGAAACTGGGAGTACTTCCTCCAATTTGGTCAATCGACAAGTCCAGAAGCGTGCGAATTCTCCTAG attGTCGGAATCTATTCCTAGTAAACGATTCAAGGAAGAAGTAGCGCATGCTCCACAAAGCCTATCCTAG
- the LOC120013049 gene encoding RNA polymerase II C-terminal domain phosphatase-like 2 isoform X1, translating to MSRLGFKSAVYHGDIWLGELDIVPMKDQNFQFPNNEIRIHHISQISDRCPPLSILQTISSFSVRCKLEYSSPQEQKQLIDLNASCFHELKTAVVLLGDEEIHLVAMPSKQQKFPCFWCCAVPAGLYNSCLRMLNMRCLAIVFDLDETLIVANTMKSFEDRIEALRGWIARETDPMRLTGMSAEMRRYMEDRALLKQYTENNCVVDNGRVFKVQLEEVPPLPDGHGKIVRPVIRLPERGIVLTRISPEIRDTSVLVKLRPAWEDLRSYLTAKGRKRFEVYVCTMAERDYALEMWRLLDPEAHLINSNKLMDRVVCVKSGSRKSLLNVFQDGTCHPNMAMVIDDRSKVWEDKDQPRVHVVPAFTPYYAPQAETANAVPVLCVARNVACNVRGYFFKEFDEILLRRISEVFYEDEVISLPPALDVSSFLVSEDASFVPNGNGNAPISEGVNGPEVDRRLNQLDEKCIMEPLTQSTTNNPELRSETSQPAVAVIPNVVGTASSTALFPSQKPSLLGPLIKETDNETKRRLSAMKHGVDLRSQASGQPPLLSRLPARVSSSNQPHKGRLEEDASRAQLDNRPSGFVQESKPRIPQNPFGPSAASTSIGLPLKVSQVKGEEAGAGHEMPKQGLPHASQLSEVGVSQNHVSTNHREVQNEALKSNISLSHSSIGVLLEIGRRCSSKVEFRTVLSTSKDLEFTVEVLFTGEKIGVGMGKTRKDAQQQAAEHALHSLAEKYVAYIKPQSGAVDKDFNKLSSGNQNGFLWDTVNPGSYEHDGSLDEDEKLSGYLEREHSFLKFASHQDVRARTLKGELTGFMSTTAAFTGSFHSFFKRQLKLKLGVLPPIWSIDKSRSVRILLGNVRLSESIPSKRFKEEVAHAPQSLS from the exons ATGAGTCGTTTAGGGTTTAAATCCGCGGTCTATCACGGGGACATCTGGTTGGGAGAGCTTGATATTGTTCCCATGAAGGACCAGAATTTCCAGTTCCCGAACAACGAGATTCGAATTCATCACATATCCCAGATCAGCGACCGATGTCCTCCTCTTTCAATTCTACAGACAATTTCTTCGTTCTCTGTTCGATGCAAGCTGGAGTACTCGTCGCCTCAGGAACAGAAGCAGTTGATCGATCTCAATGCGTCTTGCTTTCATGAATTGAAG ACGGCGGTTGTGTTACTTGGAGACGAGGAGATCCATTTAGTTGCAATGCCGAGTAAGCAGCAGAAGTTTCCGTGCTTTTGGTGCTGTGCCGTGCCCGCAGGTCTGTACAATTCTTGCTTGAGGATGCTGAATATGCGGTGCCTTGCAATTGTATTTGATCTTGATGAGACGCTTATAGTAGCGAATACCATGAAGTCCTTTGAGGACAGGATCGAAGCTCTACGAGGGTGGATTGCACGTGAAACTGATCCGATGAGGTTAACAGGGATGTCAGCTGAGATGAGACGCTACATGGAAGATCGAGCGCTGTTGAAGCAGTACACTGAGAACAACTGTGTTGTGGATAATGGAAGGGTGTTTAAGGTTCAGCTCGAAGAGGTTCCTCCACTCCCCGATGGCCATGGGAAGATTGTCCGGCCGGTCATTCGATTGCCGGAGAGGGGTATTGTACTTACTCGTATCAGTCCTGAG ATTCGTGACACCAGTGTGCTTGTGAAGTTACGACCAGCGTGGGAAGATTTGAGAAGTTATTTGACTGCAAAAGGACGGAAAAGGTTTGAAGTTTATGTTTGCACTATGGCCGAAAGAGATTATGCCTTGGAAATGTGGAGGCTTCTTGACCCAGAAGCACACctcataaattcaaataaacttATGGACCGTGTTGTTTGTGTAAAATCAG GCTCGAGGAAATCTTTGCTAAATGTCTTCCAAGATGGCACGTGTCATCCAAACATGGCTATGGTGATTGATGACCGTTCTAAGGTTTGGGAAGACAAAGATCAACCCCGAGTTCATGTTGTTCCAGCATTTACTCCGTACTATGCTCCTCAGGCAGAG ACAGCAAATGCTGTTCCAGTGCTCTGTGTGGCAAGAAATGTTGCATGTAATGTCAGAGGTTATTTTTTCAA GGAGTTTGATGAGATCTTACTGAGAAGGATCTCTGAAGTTTTCTATGAAGATGAGGTAATCAGTTTACCTCCTGCTCTGGATGTGAGCAGCTTTCTGGTGTCAGAG GATGCAAGTTTTGTTCCTAACGGAAATGGTAATGCTCCTATCAGTGAGGGTGTGAATGGTCCAGAAGTTGATCGGAGGTTAAACCAGTTG GATGAGAAGTGCATTATGGAACCACTTACACAATCTACGACAAATAATCCTGAATTGAGATCTGAAACCTCTCAGCCAGCTGTCGCAGTTATTCCAAATGTTGTTGGCACTGCATCATCAACTGCACTCTTTCCATCTCAGA AACCAAGTTTGCTCGGACCTCTAATTAAGGAGACTGACAATGAAACAAAGAGAAGACTCTCTGCCATGAAGCATGGTGTGGATTTGAGAAGTCAAGCTTCAGGTCAACCTCCTCTGCTATCTAGGTTGCCTGCACGAGTATCATCCTCTAACCAGCCACATAAGGGCCGGTTGGAAGAAGATGCCAGCAGAGCGCAGCTTGACAATCGGCCTTCAGGATTTGTTCAAGAATCAAAGCCGCGAATTCCTCAGAATCCATTTGGTCCAAGTGCAGCTTCTACTTCAATTGGTTTGCCCTTGAAGGTGTCCCAAGTGAAGGGTGAAGAG GCAGGTGCTGGACATGAAATGCCCAAACAAGGTCTTCCTCATGCAAGTCAGCTATCAG AAGTTGGAGTATCTCAGAACCACGTGTCTACTAATCATAGAGAAGTCCAGAATGAAGCTTTAAAGTCTAATATCTCTCTATCCCATTCATCTATTGGAGttttacttgaaattggacGAAGATGCAGCTCAAAG GTTGAATTTAGGACTGTTTTAAGCACCAGTAAGGATCTGGAATTTACTGTTGAG GTTTTGTTTACTGGTGAAAAGATAGGAGTAGGAATGGGCAAGACAAGAAAGGATGCTCAACAACAAGCAGCTGAGCATGCCCTTCACAGCTTGGCAG AAAAATATGTTGCATATATCAAACCTCAATCTGGAGCTGTTGACAAAGATTTCAATAAGCTCTCATCTGGAAACCAAAATGGATTTCTATGGGACACTGTCAATCCTGGATCTTATGAACATGATGGGTCGCTCGATGAAG ATGAGAAGTTGTCTGGTTATCTGGAAAGAGAGCACTCCTTTTTGAAATTTGCATCGCACCAAGATGTGAGAGCTAGAACACTGAAAGGGGAGTTAACTGGCTTCATGTCCACTACTGCCGCCTTTACAGGCTCCTTTCACTCCTTTTTTAAGAG ACAACTGAAGTTGAAACTGGGAGTACTTCCTCCAATTTGGTCAATCGACAAGTCCAGAAGCGTGCGAATTCTCCTAGGTAACGTCAG attGTCGGAATCTATTCCTAGTAAACGATTCAAGGAAGAAGTAGCGCATGCTCCACAAAGCCTATCCTAG
- the LOC120013049 gene encoding RNA polymerase II C-terminal domain phosphatase-like 2 isoform X6, whose product MSRLGFKSAVYHGDIWLGELDIVPMKDQNFQFPNNEIRIHHISQISDRCPPLSILQTISSFSVRCKLEYSSPQEQKQLIDLNASCFHELKTAVVLLGDEEIHLVAMPSKQQKFPCFWCCAVPAGLYNSCLRMLNMRCLAIVFDLDETLIVANTMKSFEDRIEALRGWIARETDPMRLTGMSAEMRRYMEDRALLKQYTENNCVVDNGRVFKVQLEEVPPLPDGHGKIVRPVIRLPERGIVLTRISPEIRDTSVLVKLRPAWEDLRSYLTAKGRKRFEVYVCTMAERDYALEMWRLLDPEAHLINSNKLMDRVVCVKSGSRKSLLNVFQDGTCHPNMAMVIDDRSKVWEDKDQPRVHVVPAFTPYYAPQAETANAVPVLCVARNVACNVRGYFFKEFDEILLRRISEVFYEDEVISLPPALDVSSFLVSEDASFVPNGNGNAPISEGVNGPEVDRRLNQLDEKCIMEPLTQSTTNNPELRSETSQPAVAVIPNVVGTASSTALFPSQKPSLLGPLIKETDNETKRRLSAMKHGVDLRSQASGQPPLLSRLPARVSSSNQPHKGRLEEDASRAQLDNRPSGFVQESKPRIPQNPFGPSAASTSIGLPLKVSQVKGEEAGAGHEMPKQGLPHASQLSEVGVSQNHVSTNHREVQNEALKSNISLSHSSIGVLLEIGRRCSSKVEFRTVLSTSKDLEFTVEVLFTGEKIGVGMGKTRKDAQQQAAEHALHSLAEKYVAYIKPQSGAVDKDFNKLSSGNQNGFLWDTVNPGSYEHDGSLDEDCRNLFLVNDSRKK is encoded by the exons ATGAGTCGTTTAGGGTTTAAATCCGCGGTCTATCACGGGGACATCTGGTTGGGAGAGCTTGATATTGTTCCCATGAAGGACCAGAATTTCCAGTTCCCGAACAACGAGATTCGAATTCATCACATATCCCAGATCAGCGACCGATGTCCTCCTCTTTCAATTCTACAGACAATTTCTTCGTTCTCTGTTCGATGCAAGCTGGAGTACTCGTCGCCTCAGGAACAGAAGCAGTTGATCGATCTCAATGCGTCTTGCTTTCATGAATTGAAG ACGGCGGTTGTGTTACTTGGAGACGAGGAGATCCATTTAGTTGCAATGCCGAGTAAGCAGCAGAAGTTTCCGTGCTTTTGGTGCTGTGCCGTGCCCGCAGGTCTGTACAATTCTTGCTTGAGGATGCTGAATATGCGGTGCCTTGCAATTGTATTTGATCTTGATGAGACGCTTATAGTAGCGAATACCATGAAGTCCTTTGAGGACAGGATCGAAGCTCTACGAGGGTGGATTGCACGTGAAACTGATCCGATGAGGTTAACAGGGATGTCAGCTGAGATGAGACGCTACATGGAAGATCGAGCGCTGTTGAAGCAGTACACTGAGAACAACTGTGTTGTGGATAATGGAAGGGTGTTTAAGGTTCAGCTCGAAGAGGTTCCTCCACTCCCCGATGGCCATGGGAAGATTGTCCGGCCGGTCATTCGATTGCCGGAGAGGGGTATTGTACTTACTCGTATCAGTCCTGAG ATTCGTGACACCAGTGTGCTTGTGAAGTTACGACCAGCGTGGGAAGATTTGAGAAGTTATTTGACTGCAAAAGGACGGAAAAGGTTTGAAGTTTATGTTTGCACTATGGCCGAAAGAGATTATGCCTTGGAAATGTGGAGGCTTCTTGACCCAGAAGCACACctcataaattcaaataaacttATGGACCGTGTTGTTTGTGTAAAATCAG GCTCGAGGAAATCTTTGCTAAATGTCTTCCAAGATGGCACGTGTCATCCAAACATGGCTATGGTGATTGATGACCGTTCTAAGGTTTGGGAAGACAAAGATCAACCCCGAGTTCATGTTGTTCCAGCATTTACTCCGTACTATGCTCCTCAGGCAGAG ACAGCAAATGCTGTTCCAGTGCTCTGTGTGGCAAGAAATGTTGCATGTAATGTCAGAGGTTATTTTTTCAA GGAGTTTGATGAGATCTTACTGAGAAGGATCTCTGAAGTTTTCTATGAAGATGAGGTAATCAGTTTACCTCCTGCTCTGGATGTGAGCAGCTTTCTGGTGTCAGAG GATGCAAGTTTTGTTCCTAACGGAAATGGTAATGCTCCTATCAGTGAGGGTGTGAATGGTCCAGAAGTTGATCGGAGGTTAAACCAGTTG GATGAGAAGTGCATTATGGAACCACTTACACAATCTACGACAAATAATCCTGAATTGAGATCTGAAACCTCTCAGCCAGCTGTCGCAGTTATTCCAAATGTTGTTGGCACTGCATCATCAACTGCACTCTTTCCATCTCAGA AACCAAGTTTGCTCGGACCTCTAATTAAGGAGACTGACAATGAAACAAAGAGAAGACTCTCTGCCATGAAGCATGGTGTGGATTTGAGAAGTCAAGCTTCAGGTCAACCTCCTCTGCTATCTAGGTTGCCTGCACGAGTATCATCCTCTAACCAGCCACATAAGGGCCGGTTGGAAGAAGATGCCAGCAGAGCGCAGCTTGACAATCGGCCTTCAGGATTTGTTCAAGAATCAAAGCCGCGAATTCCTCAGAATCCATTTGGTCCAAGTGCAGCTTCTACTTCAATTGGTTTGCCCTTGAAGGTGTCCCAAGTGAAGGGTGAAGAG GCAGGTGCTGGACATGAAATGCCCAAACAAGGTCTTCCTCATGCAAGTCAGCTATCAG AAGTTGGAGTATCTCAGAACCACGTGTCTACTAATCATAGAGAAGTCCAGAATGAAGCTTTAAAGTCTAATATCTCTCTATCCCATTCATCTATTGGAGttttacttgaaattggacGAAGATGCAGCTCAAAG GTTGAATTTAGGACTGTTTTAAGCACCAGTAAGGATCTGGAATTTACTGTTGAG GTTTTGTTTACTGGTGAAAAGATAGGAGTAGGAATGGGCAAGACAAGAAAGGATGCTCAACAACAAGCAGCTGAGCATGCCCTTCACAGCTTGGCAG AAAAATATGTTGCATATATCAAACCTCAATCTGGAGCTGTTGACAAAGATTTCAATAAGCTCTCATCTGGAAACCAAAATGGATTTCTATGGGACACTGTCAATCCTGGATCTTATGAACATGATGGGTCGCTCGATGAAG attGTCGGAATCTATTCCTAGTAAACGATTCAAGGAAGAAGTAG